A segment of the Flavobacteriales bacterium genome:
GCGCCCGACCGAACAAGATGTTCGCCAACCACCACCCGTGCAAACTGAGTTGCCGACCCTGCAAGTCCAAGGCGCGGATGCAATAACATTGCTTCAATGTCCACCCTGAACAAGCTCATCCTCGGCGACAACCTCGAGATCCTCAAACAGCTCGATAGCGAGAGCGTGGACCTCATCTACCTCGACCCGCCCTTCTTTTCCAACAGGAATTACGAGGTCATCTGGGGCGACGAAGGCGAGGTCCGCTCCTTCAAAGATCGTTGGTCCGGCGGCATGGACCACTACATCGGCTGGCTCAAGGAGCGTGTGGAAGAGATGCACCGCATCCTCAAACCCACCGGCTCCATCTTCTTGCACTGCGATTGGCACGCGGATGCTTACATCAGAGTTGACATCATGGACCGTCTTTTCGGTGCTAAGCACTTGAAGAATCACATCATCTGGAAGCGCGCGGATACTGTAAAGGGGAACGTAGGTCAAGGAAAGATGTCCCTGGATTACAACACCGATTCGATTTTCTATTATACCAAGGGCGACAAGGCGGCCTACAATCAACCCTTTAAGCCCTACACCGAAGAATACCTCACACAGTTCTACAAGTTTGTCGAACCAGATGGTCGACGTTACCGCCTGATAAGCATGATTGGACCGGGAGGCGCCGCAAAGGGTAACCCGTCGTATGAAATCCTCGGTGTAACCAGATTCTGGCGTTACTCGCAGAAAACAATGAACCAACTTCTTGCGGATGGACTTGTAGTTCAAACAAGTCCTGGAGCAGTACCTCAACGAAAGCAATACCTCGATGACGGCAAAGGAGTAGCGGTTCAGAATCTTTGGGACGATATCAGTGCGTTGGGCGGGTCGTCGAATGAAGCCATCGGCTACCCCACGCAAAAGCCCGAAGCCCTCATGGATCGCATCATCCGCATGGCCAGCAACGAGGGCGATGTGGTGCTCGATCCTTTCGTAGGTGGCGGCACCACCGTGGCAGTTGCCGACAAGCTACAGCGCAAGTGGATCGGCATCGACCAAAGCGTGCAAGCCGTCAAGGTCACGCAATACCGCTTGGACAATCAGCGCGACCTCATGAGCGGTGACTTCACCGTGCAACTTCACAAGTACGACTACGATACCCTGCGCAACAAGGACGCCTTCGAGTTCGAGAGTTGGATCATCGGCCAGTTCGGTGGCACCGCTAACGCGAAGAAGGGCGGCGATCTCGGTCTCGATGGCAAGCACCACGACGG
Coding sequences within it:
- a CDS encoding site-specific DNA-methyltransferase, which translates into the protein MDLIYLDPPFFSNRNYEVIWGDEGEVRSFKDRWSGGMDHYIGWLKERVEEMHRILKPTGSIFLHCDWHADAYIRVDIMDRLFGAKHLKNHIIWKRADTVKGNVGQGKMSLDYNTDSIFYYTKGDKAAYNQPFKPYTEEYLTQFYKFVEPDGRRYRLISMIGPGGAAKGNPSYEILGVTRFWRYSQKTMNQLLADGLVVQTSPGAVPQRKQYLDDGKGVAVQNLWDDISALGGSSNEAIGYPTQKPEALMDRIIRMASNEGDVVLDPFVGGGTTVAVADKLQRKWIGIDQSVQAVKVTQYRLDNQRDLMSGDFTVQLHKYDYDTLRNKDAFEFESWIIGQFGGTANAKKGGDLGLDGKHHDGAPIQVKRSDAIGRNVIDNLFSALQRFDKKLYEKKKAAAAPAAYLIAFSFSKGAVEEVARLKSKEGCIIRLVAVEDIVPIAKKPTVKLEISELGRDKKGVRELKLRAEGVSEAGIEFFSWDWDYNEALGFKPEVLLDRIGTQEKTFKPGLHTIAVMAIDAAGLEGLEVVKLKVNGSVERS